The following proteins are co-located in the Vigna angularis cultivar LongXiaoDou No.4 chromosome 2, ASM1680809v1, whole genome shotgun sequence genome:
- the LOC108328797 gene encoding RING-H2 finger protein ATL5 codes for MTMEPDTESEYAYNCKVMVGTAILVFLLIILIILFNAYLRFCRRRRRVLLFRSLPTFSFSASVHRSLQECAVCLSEFADGDKVRTLPNCKHGFHTHCIDAWFASHSTCPLCRTPAQPAKGCSDNEPGLVPVSGAEEGCSSSLSPPIACPRKTLDVVIEVEDVERGLNPARKMTDSDAH; via the coding sequence ATGACTATGGAGCCAGACACTGAATCCGAATACGCATATAACTGCAAGGTTATGGTGGGCACTGCCATTCTCGTCTTCCTTCTCATAATCCTCATCATTCTCTTCAACGCCTACCTCCGCTTCTGCCGCCGTCGCCGCCGTGTTCTCTTGTTCCGTTCCCTTCCCACTTTTTCCTTCTCCGCCTCCGTGCACCGCTCTCTCCAGGAATGTGCCGTGTGCCTGTCGGAGTTCGCCGACGGTGATAAAGTTCGCACACTCCCCAACTGTAAGCATGGTTTCCACACCCACTGCATCGACGCATGGTTTGCCTCTCACTCCACGTGTCCTCTGTGCCGAACACCGGCCCAACCGGCCAAGGGTTGCTCCGATAATGAACCCGGTTTGGTTCCAGTTTCCGGAGCAGAAGAGGGTTGTTCTTCGTCTTTGAGTCCTCCAATTGCGTGTCCGAGAAAGACGTTGGATGTAGTGATAGAGGTGGAAGATGTGGAAAGAGGTTTGAATCCTGCAAGGAAGATGACGGATTCAGATGCTCATTGA
- the LOC108328572 gene encoding RING-H2 finger protein ATL5 codes for MTMEPDIESKYTHNGKVMVGTAILLFLLIIFIILFNAYVRFCRRRRRALLSHSLLTTSFPEPCLDPSVIKSLPTFSFSAAVHRSLQECAVCLSEFADGDKVRVLPNCKHGFHTHCIDAWFASHSTCPLCRTPAQPAKGCSDDEAGSVPVSEADEGCSSSLGPPIACPRKALDVVIEVGDLERDLNPATEDDGFRCSLKRFCNA; via the coding sequence ATGACTATGGAGCCCGACATTGAATCCAAGTACACACACAATGGAAAGGTTATGGTGGGCACTGCCATTCTCCTCTTCCTTCTCATAATCTTCATCATTCTCTTCAACGCCTACGTCCGCTTCTGCCGCCGTCGGCGCCGCGCTCTCTTGTCCCATTCCcttctgaccacctccttccCCGAGCCCTGTCTCGATCCTTCCGTCATCAAGTCCCTTCCCACTTTTTCCTTCTCCGCAGCCGTCCACCGCTCTCTCCAGGAATGCGCCGTGTGCCTGTCGGAGTTCGCCGATGGTGATAAAGTCCGCGTGCTCCCCAACTGTAAGCATGGTTTCCACACCCACTGCATCGACGCCTGGTTCGCCTCTCACTCCACGTGTCCTCTGTGCCGAACTCCGGCCCAACCGGCCAAGGGTTGCTCTGACGATGAAGCCGGTTCGGTTCCCGTTTCGGAAGCGGACGAGGGTTGTTCTTCGTCTTTGGGTCCCCCAATTGCGTGTCCGAGAAAGGCGTTGGATGTGGTGATAGAGGTGGGAGATCTGGAAAGAGATTTGAATCCTGCAACGGAAGATGACGGATTCAGATGCTCATTGAAGAGGTTTTGTAACGCTTAA
- the LOC108327724 gene encoding uncharacterized protein LOC108327724, translated as MEKIEHRMVSTNGINMHVASIGSGPVVLFLHGFPELWYTWRHQLLSLSAVGYRAIAPDLRGYGDTDAPPSASSYSALHIVADLVGLLDALGIDQVFLVGHDWGASVAWYFCLLRPDRVKALVNMSVVFRPRNPKRKPIQSLRAMMGDDYYICRFQKPGEVEEEFSRAGAARIIKNFLVSRDPRPPSVPKEIGFGGSPDLHVALPSWLSEEDVNYYASKFEQKGFTGGLNYYRAMDLTWELTAAWTRVQIKVPVKFIVGDLDITYNTPGVKEYIHNGGFKRDVPFLQELVVMEGVAHFINEERPEEISTHIYDFIKKF; from the exons atggagaaaataGAGCACAGAATGGTGAGTACCAATGGAATAAATATGCACGTGGCATCAATTGGGTCAGGCCCAGTGGTTCTGTTCCTCCACGGCTTCCCGGAACTATGGTACACGTGGCGTCACCAGCTTCTGTCGCTCTCGGCCGTGGGCTACCGAGCAATCGCCCCCGACCTCCGCGGCTACGGTGACACCGACGCCCCGCCCTCCGCTTCTTCTTACTCCGCCCTCCACATCGTGGCCGACCTCGTTGGGCTTCTCGATGCTCTGGGCATCGACCAAGTGTTTTTGGTGGGTCATGACTGGGGGGCTTCCGTAGCCTGGTATTTCTGCTTGTTGAGGCCCGATCGTGTGAAAGCCCTAGTCAACATGAGTGTCGTGTTCCGCCCCAGGAACCCTAAACGAAAGCCCATTCAGAGCTTAAGGGCCATGATGGGCGATGATTACTATATCTGCAGGTTTCAG AAACCTGGGGAGGTTGAAGAGGAATTTTCTCGTGCTGGTGCTGCGAGGATAATAAAGAATTTTCTTGTTTCTCGTGATCCACGTCCACCCAGTGTGCCTAAAGAGATAGGATTTGGTGGTTCACCTGACCTTCATGTTGCTCTACCATCGTGGCTGTCTGAAGAAGACGTCAATTATTATGCTAGCAAATTTGAACAGAAAGGCTTCACTGGTGGGCTCAACTACTATCGCGCCATGGACCT AACCTGGGAGCTCACGGCAGCATGGACTAGAGTACAGATTAAGGTACCGGTCAAGTTTATTGTGGGAGACCTTGACATTACATATAACACTCCAGGTGTGAAGGAGTATATACATAATGGTGGCTTTAAGAGAGACGTACCGTTTTTGCAAGAATTGGTCGTGATGGAAGGAGTAGCTCACTTTATAAATGAGGAAAGGCCAGAAGAGATCAGCACGCATATATACGACTTCATCAAGAAATTTTAA